One Fictibacillus halophilus genomic window, TAGACTTGTTTAGCCGCCCAATCGAACATAGCACGATCATTTCCAAGAAGCTTAAAGTCCGACTCTAAAAACGTCTTATAGAAGCTGCTGATCGCTTCATACGCTTCTTTCGGAAGCTTCTTCACTTCTGTCATCATATGCTCAATGTATTCTGAATCATAAACCATATCTTCTGCAGTACGTGCAAGCATTACGACATAGTGACTAGCTGTCGGTAATTGCTTTTGTGCACCCCAAGAAACAGGTTTCAACTGTTCGCGCAACGCTTGGTCTTGGATGACAACAAAACGCCAAGGCTCAAAGCCAAATGAACTTGGTGAAAGACGTCCAGTTTCTAAAATAAATTCAAAGTCTTCATCTGAAATCTTTTTCTCTGGATCAAATTCCTTTGTTGCATGTCTGAACTGAAATGCCTCTAAGATTTCTTGTTTTTTAGCTTCTTTATTCATGATGATTTATCTCTCCTTCAATATTTAAATGCAAATGTAATTAAGTTGTTTTGTTACCTTACACGATATATTATAAAAGTAATAACAAAAATTAAAAGTACGCACATTTTTGTGTCATAGTATCATTTTTTATACTAAAGGAGCAATTCAATGAATAATCAGCAATTCGACCTTTCCAATTGGCAATCCCACGGCTATTCATGTCCAGTCGAAGCGACTCTTGATATTATCGGCGGTAAGTGGAAAAGCGTTATTTTGTATCACTTGATCGACGGAGAGATACGTTTTAATGAACTAAAGCGTCTCGTACCTGGAATTACACAGCGAATGCTTACCCTACAGTTAAGAGAATTAGAGCGTGACGGAATCATACACCGAGAAGTTTATAAACAAGTCCCTCCCAAAGTGGAATATTCTCTAACTTCGTTTGGTGAAACACTAATCCCTATTATTAAGTCCATGCTTCAATGGGGGATCGAACATACGGAGAAAATCGTTCGCCATCGTGAGCAGGCTGAAATAAAGGACTAAAAAAAGAAAGCATCTCTGCTTTCTTTTTTAGTGAGTACAGGCTAAACGTGTGCATGTTCTACCTTTTATTATGATATTCTCCTGTACAGATTATTTCCGCTGGACCGGTCATCCATACATCTCCATTATCTTTCCAATTAATGATAAGATCACCGCCTGCTAAATGAACGGTAATGTCTGTATTTCTTTCTGCTTTTTCGTTTAGAACAGCAGCTACAGCGGCCGCACAAGCTCCCGTACCACACGCTTGT contains:
- a CDS encoding winged helix-turn-helix transcriptional regulator, translating into MNNQQFDLSNWQSHGYSCPVEATLDIIGGKWKSVILYHLIDGEIRFNELKRLVPGITQRMLTLQLRELERDGIIHREVYKQVPPKVEYSLTSFGETLIPIIKSMLQWGIEHTEKIVRHREQAEIKD
- a CDS encoding NAD(P)H-dependent oxidoreductase, whose protein sequence is MNKEAKKQEILEAFQFRHATKEFDPEKKISDEDFEFILETGRLSPSSFGFEPWRFVVIQDQALREQLKPVSWGAQKQLPTASHYVVMLARTAEDMVYDSEYIEHMMTEVKKLPKEAYEAISSFYKTFLESDFKLLGNDRAMFDWAAKQVYIALGNMMTAAAQIGIDSCPIEGFDQEKVQAILEKEGVLEGGNFEVAVMVGFGYRVNEPRPKVRQDMNDVVKWIK